In Oryza sativa Japonica Group chromosome 1, ASM3414082v1, the genomic stretch CAAAAGTTCACTGATGAAGTGAAgtgtaaataaaataaaaagtaaatAAAAGGGAGAAAATACTAGTAGTTGCTTGGGGGAGTTGGGATTCTCCAAAAGATAGTGtccttttttcttcctttttcggTTACGCTTGGTGAGAAGATGATTTATTTGGAGATGGTGGACGACGCCTATTTCTGTTTTCTGGCTGTCTAATTCTGATGATGGCGTCTCATGTTTTTCAGGTGCGTTTTGCGTGAAGTGGGTTTTAAGGATGGTTCTAAACAAGGTGCTCGAGCTATTTTGTGTGAAGAAGAAGGATTCCAAGAAGAAAGGTGCTGCACAGCTGCACTACTGCCCCTATTTAACATCATCTTTATGTCAGCTGCTTCTGTTTGTTTGATTAATCCTAGGATGCTTTCCTCATCTGATGGCATATTATCAGTTCGTTTTGTGCACTCTTTCTTCCATGAattctgcattttttttcaaatatgaaCTTGTTTTCGGGTGAAAGGATACTGCAGATTAAATGGGGTTGTCATAATGGATTGAAATTATTGGATAATTGTGGCTGCTGTACATTATTGCTATATCAGATGCTTTGAGGTTAACAAAGTATACCAAAATGTGATATGTTTAGTAAACTTAATCTCAACAGATTGAGAGTGCTACTAGTGTGATTGGATATATTCACTGGAGAGTGAACTTATGAATAGTCTGGTATTATGAATCCATGAGTCTTGGTGATCAATATTGTTTTGAAGTTTGTTAAActgtatatagaaaaaaaaaacttaatatttCATTAGCCTGTATACCCAGCCACGAAATCCGCATCTCCCTCTGAAGCATGGAATTCTCCTTATTTTGTTTCAGAAAGATAAAATCAAGTGTTTTGCTCTTCTGCCTGGAGTTTTCTAATAAAAGAATATTTTCATGCAGGCAAAGCCATTAATCCTCTTTGTAAAGGTATCTTTTCATGCAACTTGTTCCTCCTTATTTGTTTTTGTAAGGGGCTGTTTGGGAAACAGGGACTTATtccaagtccctgtcacattatttagagtattaaacatagactaattacaaaacccattccataaccttggactaattcgtgagacgaatcttttgagcctaattacgccatgatttgacaatgtgatgctacagtaaagttttgataattatggattaattaggcttaaaaaatttgtctcgcggattagctctcatttatgaaattagtttttttattagtctatgtttaatactccaaattagcgtccaaacatccaatgtgacagggactaaaaagttttagccccatctaaacagcCCCTAATTCTTATGTTTCATGTAGCTGAAcctgttcttttaaaaaattaaaatgaaaaaaaaatagcacccCCACCCCCCTGTTTACCCCAATAGGGGATATTTGTTACTTTAACAGAACTACACATTATCTAAATGTTCATCACTATTTGCTTTGGTGTCAGTAGGTAGTATTGATGCAATTAAACCTCTTTTTTGCAGTTAAATGAGCTTCAGTATCCCATTCTGTATCTATGTCTTTAAGATTGGTGTGTGTTTTTTTGTAACATCTTGGTTTGAAACTAGTTACTCTACTGGCTTTCAGTTGCCGCTCCACACCCCACTGCAAATGTCAGTACAAACAACAGCCTTTTGGATCCCTTTTCAACTGGGAATGGTACTGTGCTATCTGTGCAAAAACATGAGCCTGAATGTTCAAGTGTTATATCATCAATGACAAGGACAGAATATGGATTTGAAAGTGATGGTTGCAATTCGTTTAGCCATTTtgatgttcaagatttttctgaTCATTACTATGCAAAGAATTCACCAGGGAAGGTAAGCTGTGCATTTTATGAATTCTATTTCTATCAATAGATCCAACTGTGAATTAATTTCCTGTCTTTATCTGTGGCCACTGATCAGACCTCCAAAGATTGGGTGAAGACAATCCAGAATGAATGGAGGCTTCTACAGAAAGATCTACCTGGTCAGTACATGCTTTTATATGGCAAATCATTGTATTCAATTTTATCAAACCGTCAGTGCCTAGATGGTGAACACATATAATGGTCCTTTCTTATACTGACCTCTGTTTTATGCCAATTATATCTGATCCGTTTGACATGCCAACAGACTATGTTTGAAATCTTTCTTGAGTTAAAGGTAGTCACATGCTCTGTTTGGGTTTGAATAGGATATATTCATTGGTTATACCAATTTGTTTGTGGTTGGGAGTTTTGTCACAACTGTTGCTGAATCCCAAACTAGCTAATGACATTGTCTATGCTTGATGTATAAAATACTTTATTCGTGCTATATCTGGTTTATCTGTTAGTTTTTGTTAATGTGTCACATATCTTTTAGTTATGGTCTGCATTTATCGTCCCTTTTCCATGCAATCTTGTCATAGAAGCATAACAGTCTTCAGAACTTAATCTTGCTAAGTTTGGGTAATGGGACAAATGGAAAAGAATGTACATATCTCAAATCATGTTGCTGAAGGAAGCTAATGTATCACAAGTATCATTACATACAGTTTACATTTGCGCCTTAAGTTTTTCGTTTAGAGCAACTGTGACTGAAATTAGCTGATGTCTTCAATACTAGAAACTTGCATCTCAGTCTGGTTTCAATCATGCAGAATCTATCTATGTTAGAGTTTATGAGGATAGGATTGATCTGCTGAGGGCTGCCATTGTTGGGCCAGCTGAAACTCCATATCATGATGGTCTGTTCTTCTTTGATGTTCACTTTCCTTCTGAATACCCACAATCCCACCGGTATGAAAGCACTTCACACATGCTTTCCACCATTATTTTCATGTTACTACCACCATTGGTATAACCTCTTTAAAATAATATGCAACGTGTACAGAAAGTTCATTACCATATGCATTTCCCACTTGATGTAATTTCAAATTGCTGTGTTCCACTTTTGGGCCATATATCTGGCAGTAATTCAAACAAATATAGTTTTGCCAGGAGTTCTAGCTAACGTCTCTTCCCGGTCCTTGAGATCACATCCGCTTGGTTTTGCATGTCCTATTGTTTGAAACTTGCTGCCTATTAGAACCTCCTTAGTTCTCTCAATACTTTTACTTTTATTACTGCCATATTAATTATCTTGTTGCTGAGTCCTGTTTTGATGATTATGCACAAAGTATTCAGTTGTTATGGTACCTAAATGAGTAGTTTGCTTGCTGGCGTATCACATGACGTAAAATACTTCTCTTCATCAACTGTTGCAATCTTTTTAACATAGCAGTTGCTTTgcaaaaaataatatgtaagttTTGCATGGTAGGAAGAACTGTTAATGTATAATCCATAGACCTGGAATAAGCTTGCTACTACATAGAGATTAAGAAATTAAGTcaataaaaagggaaaaaaaacttgcTATTACATACAGATCAAGAAATTAAGTCAAAAAATGGAGAATAAAAGAATGGTACCTTCAGTGTGGCCAAATTGAAAGGTTGGATGTGATAGTATGCCAAGATTGTTAGGTTTACATAGAATCTTTCGTGAGAACCATTGCCATTGTAAGATCATCCACAAAGAATACCATCAATGCATATGTATTATCATCCTGTGTACAAAAATAGCGGGCAACAAATTAACCAATAAAAACCTGCTCATAGCATAAACAGCTAAACCTAAATAGGACCACATATATCATTCATGTTGAACTAATAATGAGCAGCAAACCAAGAACAGGGAGGATCAGTGGCTAGATCAAATAGGTACACTTGCATATAGTAGATGGAAATCATAGTACAACACAAAGGGAAAAATCGTTCATTGCTTTAAGTAGAACTGCATACCAAATAGGGTTTAGCCGAGTCGTCGCCATACGTTGGTATAGTCATGGCTTGTTATTGTTGTCCTAGTCgtggccgagccgccgctctcaaTCTCTC encodes the following:
- the LOC9272170 gene encoding probable ubiquitin-conjugating enzyme E2 25 isoform X2, giving the protein MAAAAVGVASRARRSSGPRGVAFCRWTNGLLHPRFVFPEAAAVAGSWAGSAQGAFCVKWVLRMVLNKVLELFCVKKKDSKKKVAAPHPTANVSTNNSLLDPFSTGNGTVLSVQKHEPECSSVISSMTRTEYGFESDGCNSFSHFDVQDFSDHYYAKNSPGKTSKDWVKTIQNEWRLLQKDLPESIYVRVYEDRIDLLRAAIVGPAETPYHDGLFFFDVHFPSEYPQSHRLTHVHIPSLMSYESPMHTCHGKWSSIPSSVQLQA
- the LOC9272170 gene encoding probable ubiquitin-conjugating enzyme E2 25 isoform X4, with the translated sequence MDERPPPPALRLPRGRRGGGLLGWLRSRAERDHLRQTRGAFCVKWVLRMVLNKVLELFCVKKKDSKKKVAAPHPTANVSTNNSLLDPFSTGNGTVLSVQKHEPECSSVISSMTRTEYGFESDGCNSFSHFDVQDFSDHYYAKNSPGKTSKDWVKTIQNEWRLLQKDLPESIYVRVYEDRIDLLRAAIVGPAETPYHDGLFFFDVHFPSEYPQSHRLTHVHIPSLMSYESPMHTCHGKWSSIPSSVQLQA
- the LOC9272170 gene encoding probable ubiquitin-conjugating enzyme E2 25 isoform X1; translation: MAAAAVGVASRARRSSGPRGVAFCRWTNGLLHPRFVFPEAAAVAGSWAGSAQGAFCVKWVLRMVLNKVLELFCVKKKDSKKKGKAINPLCKVAAPHPTANVSTNNSLLDPFSTGNGTVLSVQKHEPECSSVISSMTRTEYGFESDGCNSFSHFDVQDFSDHYYAKNSPGKTSKDWVKTIQNEWRLLQKDLPESIYVRVYEDRIDLLRAAIVGPAETPYHDGLFFFDVHFPSEYPQSHRLTHVHIPSLMSYESPMHTCHGKWSSIPSSVQLQA
- the LOC9272170 gene encoding probable ubiquitin-conjugating enzyme E2 25 isoform X3, giving the protein MDERPPPPALRLPRGRRGGGLLGWLRSRAERDHLRQTRGAFCVKWVLRMVLNKVLELFCVKKKDSKKKGKAINPLCKVAAPHPTANVSTNNSLLDPFSTGNGTVLSVQKHEPECSSVISSMTRTEYGFESDGCNSFSHFDVQDFSDHYYAKNSPGKTSKDWVKTIQNEWRLLQKDLPESIYVRVYEDRIDLLRAAIVGPAETPYHDGLFFFDVHFPSEYPQSHRLTHVHIPSLMSYESPMHTCHGKWSSIPSSVQLQA